The region ATCATGCACGTAGCGGGCGATCTCTTCTTTCGATTCGCCATCCAACAAATCGATTTTGCTGATGACAATGATCGGCGTGATGCGTTTCGATTCAACCAAGACAAGAAAGCGGTCGAGCAGCTTGGCGTTGAAGTCCGGGCTTACAGCTGAAAAGACTAAAATCGCCTGTTCGACGTTGGCAATCGGCGGCCGCACAAGCTCATTTTGCCGCTCGCCAATCTCCAAAATATAGCCTTCCGTTTCGCTCGTCGCCTGGAAAACGACGCGGTCGCCGACGAGCGGCGTCACTTTTTTCTTGCGGAACACGCCGCGCCCGCGGCATTGGAACACGCGGCCTTCGGACAGGACGTAATAAAATCCGCTTAACGCTTTAATGATTTGTCCTTCCGCCATAGCCTCACCCCTTTTTCCCGTCATTTTCTGGATATGGGATCGAGCCTTCCTCTTTGACGACATTGTTGACAATGACGCGGTAATAAGCGGTCTCCCCATATGGAATTTCAAACTCGACCATCTCGGTCGCTGGCGCCGTCAGCCGGTATGTTTTGTAGGGCGTTGTCATATTGTGGGCGGCATCTTGGATGTAAAGCTGGGCCTCAACGATTTGCCCGGGCATCGCCGGTTCATACGGGATCATAATCTCTTTCACTACCGTTTTGGACGGCTTCGGTTCCGGCCCGCGGGAAATGACGACAGTGATGGTTTCCCCTTTTTTTACCCGCTCGTTCGCCGCTGGAGTTTGCGAAATGACAAGCCCTTCCGGCACCTTGTCCGAATACTCGTACTTCACGTCAATGCGCAGCCCTTGATCCGCGCCGTAATCGCGCACGCTTTTTTCCGTATACCCGGTTAAATCTTTGACCGTGACTTTCTCCGGTCCGAGGCTGACGGTAAAGACGACTTCCGTTTCATCAGGCGCCACTCGATCGCCGGCATACGGATATTGATCCAAAATTGTCCCTTCCGGCTTGTCGCTGTAGCGTCCGTTGCGTGTAATGCGGACAAATCCTTCGGCGCGCAGCTCCTCCTCCGCCGCAGCAATATCATCGCCAATGAAGCTTGGAAATTCGATTTTCTTTTTTCCAATGCTTTTATAAATAATGACGCCGGCCCCTTTCTTCACCATCATGCCGGCTTCCGGATCGGTGCGCACGACTTTTCCTTCTTCGATTTGATCATCTTCCACATCGATCGTATCTTTAATTTCCAAACCGAGCGACGACAGCTGTTCAACAGCGTCATCATAGTTTTTGTTGACCACGTTCGGCATCGTCACTTCTTTTGGAAAAATAAGGTTCGGAATCCATGTGACCGCGCTGACGCCGGCAGCTCCAATGAACAGCAAGGCAGCCACAAGCCAGGCAATCCATCCCCGCTTCCGCTTCGGTTTCGGCTTGTCGGCCGCATGAGCCGGTTCGCTCGTTTTTTCCTCGTACACGAGCGTCTCTTGCTCCAACGCCGAGCTTTCCGCCTGTTTTATAATCGGAATGGCTTTCGTCGCTTCCTCGTCATCATCTGGAATGGTGAATTTCGGCTCGTTGCGCCGCCTTGGATCCAGCGCTGTCCGAATGTCCTCGTTCATTTCGCGCGCGGATTGGTAGCGGTAAAACGGGTCTTTCGCCGTCGCCTTTAAAATAATGTTTTCCACGCTTTGCGGAATGTCCGGATTCCACGCCTTCGGCGACGGCGTTTCCGTCTGCAAGTGCTTCAACACGATCGAAACGGCTGATTCGCCGGAAAACGGCAGCCGGCCCGTGACGAGTTCAAACATGACAATGCCGAGTGAATAAATGTCCGATTTTTCAGTAGCGATGCCCCCGCGCGCCTGCTCGGGCGACAAATAATGAACCGAACCGAGCACCGAGTTGGTCTGCGTGATCGTCGTGCCGCTCATCGCCACAGCGATGCCGAAGTCGGTCACTTTCACATTGCCGTGCTCATCAAGCAAAATGTTTTGCGGTTTAATGTCGCGGTGAATGATGCCGTTCTCATGGGCATGGGCGATCGCTGATGTCAGCTGGTCCATGATGCGAAGCGCCCGTTCG is a window of Geobacillus kaustophilus DNA encoding:
- the pknB gene encoding Stk1 family PASTA domain-containing Ser/Thr kinase, which codes for MLIGKRLNDRYKIISLIGGGGMANVYLARDMILERDVAVKVLRLDFANDDQFIKRFRREAQAATSLNHEHIVSIYDVGEEEGVYYIVMEYVRGATLKQYIQQHAPLSVERALRIMDQLTSAIAHAHENGIIHRDIKPQNILLDEHGNVKVTDFGIAVAMSGTTITQTNSVLGSVHYLSPEQARGGIATEKSDIYSLGIVMFELVTGRLPFSGESAVSIVLKHLQTETPSPKAWNPDIPQSVENIILKATAKDPFYRYQSAREMNEDIRTALDPRRRNEPKFTIPDDDEEATKAIPIIKQAESSALEQETLVYEEKTSEPAHAADKPKPKRKRGWIAWLVAALLFIGAAGVSAVTWIPNLIFPKEVTMPNVVNKNYDDAVEQLSSLGLEIKDTIDVEDDQIEEGKVVRTDPEAGMMVKKGAGVIIYKSIGKKKIEFPSFIGDDIAAAEEELRAEGFVRITRNGRYSDKPEGTILDQYPYAGDRVAPDETEVVFTVSLGPEKVTVKDLTGYTEKSVRDYGADQGLRIDVKYEYSDKVPEGLVISQTPAANERVKKGETITVVISRGPEPKPSKTVVKEIMIPYEPAMPGQIVEAQLYIQDAAHNMTTPYKTYRLTAPATEMVEFEIPYGETAYYRVIVNNVVKEEGSIPYPENDGKKG